A window of Daphnia pulicaria isolate SC F1-1A chromosome 4, SC_F0-13Bv2, whole genome shotgun sequence genomic DNA:
TAGTCTGAACAGCCCTGGCTCGTATTACGAACTAGTTGCCAGGATTCGTTGATACGATAATAGCGAACGCGCACTAGGTACCGATTGGCGGCTAACCGGTAAGACGGCCAACTATCTTCTCATTATTATTCACTGTTATTTTTAACCCAAATTTCAACCCCAGTGGgtgaaaaaattgtgttatcCCTGATGACTGGCAAACGTGATGCAcacgaaaacaaatttatcgtCCGTCCAGTCTTCTCAAATTACTATCAGCAGCCAATAAGGTTATCATTTAGAAGCATTTTAAATCACAATTTCTTATAGGGTCGAGTGCACTTTCCAGTTGGATTATTCATGGGATTTTCCAGTTACGTTATTCATTTTACGTCAAGAGCCAATGAGAGAAAGacacgaatttttatttatttcgcctCTTTCCATTACATCTCAATCCGAATGGgcagtctaaaaaaaaaaccggaacaCGGCTAAACATTGACGAGCTTTTCTAACTGATATCTTTCCGACACAACTAGCTACTATCACCAGCTACTTTCGCCGAAGCAACCGCATATTATTGTCATTCTATTTTAGAGGTAACAAATATTTCACAGATTATATACATGTCATCAGGATTGACGCACGTTATTTTTACGTTTTCAAATGTCATTATTGTAGATGAGGATTTGTTCGGGTCAACTGGTTGTTGCGTTAACTCTTTTTCTGACCAATTGTGCTTCTTCAGAATTGCAAAACGGTATTCTGGCATTACGGAACGCTGATTTTAGATAgttataatttaaatttggaaTGGAACTTCAATTTTACTTGGATTGTAGTTGTTTCAGGTGATGGAGTAACTATAACTCGTGAAGCAAATTTAACAATGCAAGTCGAAGGTATTCTAAATTACTATTTCACGTACCATAAGATTAAATAGAAAACATTAACTTGATTTTCAGaattaacaaaaagtttagAAGAAACCAAATCGCATTTCATCAAGGAACTCGCAAGTAATTGAACAATTTGAGATTTATTGGATTTAACtacttaaattaattttatggaATTTTATACGAAAGATCGTACAGCTGTATTTGAGGACGTCgttgaaaaattgaacacAAAGTTGCAAGGTAGATCCACAGGCCGGTTGGCGTAGTTTCTGATTAAAAATATCACATCGCTATTCTCTAcgcattcaaatttatttaattagaaCGTTCAATTTGCAGAAACACAGCAAGAATTATTGGCTAACATCGAAACCAAATTTGCGAAAGAGCTGAACGCCATTAGAGAAGGTAATGCACGCAAAATGcgcttttaattgaaattagataacaagatattagtttttattattattatttcagagGCCTCCCGACGTATGAAATCGGAGTCCAAAGTGATAGTTGAAAACACATCATCGATGATTAAACATTTCTCAGAAAATGTGATTCAATCAGCGGCATCATCTCGCGATGCAATTGAGAGTTTGAAATGGGAACTAAAAGGTTGATTCATCTGACTACTtgtagaagaaaagagaatgaaatatgtttttattttcagaaatCAAAAAGGATTTTAATGCAACTTCTCAGATattatcaaataaaatcaaagtcACCGAAGAAACTCTAACAGAGACTAAGCAGGAGTTACTGAATACCAAAATTGAGTTGGAGAACACGAGGACCAATCTGAGCAAAACCATCGACGAtttattaacaaaattaaattgtttgacattttattgaatcccttgaaaaaattcgaaatgttAAGATCCTTTATTTGCATATAATTTAGCGACCAAAGCAGAATTGGGAGAGCCGGAAAGCAGCGCCAGATATTCGACATCGGAAATTGATGGTAAATGAGTCATTTAATGATTAGAAAACCAGaacaagtatttaaaaaaatccttttttttttgtaaaaacgtattcaaaataattttctgttcatccaatattttctcctttttctacatctttgaaaattttattgtttcttaCAGATGAAACGAGTTACCTAGTTGACTTTAGTCAAATGCCAACATCCTGTATAGATCTGAAGCGAATGGGACAACAAATCAATGGAATATTTTTAGTGAAAGGATCAAAGAATTTGGAAACGGTCTACTGCAACTTTCACTCTAAAACCGGAAATGGTAaatcgcaatttttttaaatagaaattttagTTCTTAACGTCAACTGTTGAATtcctattttcattttacaggAACGCAaaaatggatcggatacgccgacgtcaaatcagtgcccgtccatttctacgtccagaaAAATTCCACGTTCGACACAACTAGAactccgattccgttcgattcgGCCCTGGTGAACGAAGGGAATGCCATGAATTTGACATcggggaaattcacggcaccACGACCAGgaacttatttcttctctttcacggGGGCCGCCGTGTTTCCgacttcatcatcttctgttTGGTTAGGAGTTGTGCTTTATTTGAACGGGGTCAAAAGCGGGATGGGCCATGTTGAAGAGGCAAACACAGTCGATAATCAGTCGAGTCCGTTTAACCTCCAGTCAACGCTGAACTTGAAATCGGGCGATGAAGTTTGGGTGCAGATTGATTACAGGGCGCATGAGGCGTCGCTGTTTGGTAACGCAGACTACGGTACTCATTTCActggtttcatgttggaggaggaaattatCGCCTCCCTTTGAGAATTCGTGTAAAAAGGTTATCCAAAAATGAGAATGACCACTGACAAATGActcaaaaaagaatttatttcattggGCGCGTTTGCATACATATTGCATGGGTCATAAGGTACGCTATCGTTTCGACAAGTGTTCGGGAATtacagattttttcttttaaactttaaaCCTTTACGTGAATGGTATCTAAAATGTATTAAGTAATTAgactaaaccttttttttgtttatatttaaagtattgtataattcaatttcgaaagaaagaaaaaagggctaCTGTCTACCATTCCATTGGTCACCAGAACTGATGACCCAAATATCTCCGTTAAAGTGAACTGCATAGCTTCGTAGAATTAGGGCAACTGCCGCACTCGTGTCAGCCTCCAGACGAGTGAGTAATTTAATAAATGCCATTCAACGTGGCAtgatttttgttaaaaatatacaaaacagGGCGACAATCACCAACAAGGCGACCAGCAACAGGCAGCTAAATGAAACCAACAGGCTAATGgctggcgtttttttttttttttttttcaaatgacaaACAAATACGTGGTTTAGTTTCAAGCCGAAATGCATGTCAACTTGTTAACAATTGAGCAACTAACCTAGCGTGGAGGAGGCATCAGGCTTCACCAATTTGCACTCGACTTTGATG
This region includes:
- the LOC124336228 gene encoding uncharacterized protein LOC124336228, which translates into the protein MRICSGQLVVALTLFLTNCASSELQNVVSGDGVTITREANLTMQVEELTKSLEETKSHFIKELANRTAVFEDVVEKLNTKLQETQQELLANIETKFAKELNAIREEASRRMKSESKVIVENTSSMIKHFSENVIQSAASSRDAIESLKWELKEIKKDFNATSQILSNKIKVTEETLTETKQELLNTKIELENTRTNLSKTIDDLLTKLNSTKAELGEPESSARYSTSEIDDETSYLVDFSQMPTSCIDLKRMGQQINGIFLVKGSKNLETVYCNFHSKTGNGTQKWIGYADVKSVPVHFYVQKNSTFDTTRTPIPFDSALVNEGNAMNLTSGKFTAPRPGTYFFSFTGAAVFPTSSSSVWLGVVLYLNGVKSGMGHVEEANTVDNQSSPFNLQSTLNLKSGDEVWVQIDYRAHEASLFGNADYGTHFTGFMLEEEIIASL